A segment of the Candida albicans SC5314 chromosome 2, complete sequence genome:
CTAAACTCAGAGTCGAAGCTACAGGAAATTGGAATGTTAGTGTCGTCGATATCAGGAGAGCATTGAAAGCATCCAAAGGACTTTCATTATATCTCAGCAAGCTAGATGAAGATTTGGTAGAAATATCGAAGCGTTCTTCTCGTTTGCATTTTAATGGTGAACTCCTTGATACGTATATTAAAAAACCCAAAACGGACAATTTCTACAATGGTAGTGACTCCAATTTGGATGAACAATCTGACGTTGGTGTAATgaaatcattatcttcCGAGCAATTCCCTGTTGCTAACCAACAACGACGTAATCGTAATCGCAAAAAACAATCTATTGATGTAAGGACCTTCCTTCCATAGCTGACCACACAACTACACAGCGATAAGTACTCACTACGTTACTGTTATCCCGTAAGATTCTATCTATTAGTGTTAGTTACTATGTATATTGATCTTTGGCCCTCGCttttactttatttttatatttctaTTTAGTTTGTAGAcgagtttttttttatagtAATTCATAGTTTTGTTCTCTAATTATCATACCAATTGGTTAGTTAAgtaaaaatgaattataaGAAATAACGAGAGATTTAGAGTGATTATCTATAATGTAAGTGCAGAAGGTTATAGTTACTATCATCACATAGTGTAGAATAACTGAGCTAAAAAGTacatttttgataatattcCAATTGCTTCCATTATTTTAGTCTCAACAGAAACCATGATCGAATATCTATTTGTTTTGTCCAACACTTCTCAAATTATATATTACTGCTTAATATATGCTCCATCACTGTTTTGATCATTTAAAAGTGGTTTTTAAAGGGCCTTGAGTTTGGTGAACTATGTTTAATGACACTATAGCAGTTGATACAAATGGTCATTATAGACTTTTAAGTTCAATCATACTTTGTATTTGCATATAAAAGACTTCAGATACTCAGTATAACTCATATTAATATTGACTGGTTAGTTTTGTTGCAAATTGTATATGTTAGTTGAaaccccccccccccctcaaagaaaaaaattacgGTCGTGTGCATTTGTTCAAAATATCATGAAAGTGAGTGAGTAAATGAGTGTGTATGACTAACTTaagaatttcaatttgtaggaaatttccaattgattatataattttgaatattgaaaattatgagtcataattcttcttgtgagtgagtgagtgtGGGacctgaaaaaaaaaaaaattttttacaTTGCCGTGGTTTATATACAGGATTAGcagcaattttttttttctttatcagAAGCTGATTAATTCTTTCTTACACAACCTCCGCGCTAAACTTCCTTCCCCCAATTGCTTACTTACTTAATTTGGGGCAAAATGGAATTAGgtaaattttgattattactcaccattttttaaaaataaggcatatttgttattatttgattcaatttttttttccttcttttaTTTAGTGGGTTAgggaaaaatttttcaaaatatatataaactcTTTTTCTTATAAGTTAgattttcctttttttttcaatttcctatttacttttctttctttcttattaactattataatatactttattaatcaatcatGTCTGTTGCTTCTAATCCATATGGTCCAAATCCATCTGATTTCTTATCTAATgtgaataaatttgaagTCATTGAATCAACTTTAAGAGAAGGTGAACAATTTGCCAATGCCTTTTTCAccactgaaaaaaaaattgaaattgctAAAGCTTTAGATGATTTTGGAgttgattatattgaattgaCTTCACCAGTAGCATCTGAACAATCAAGAAGAGATTGTGAAGCCATTTGTAAATTAGGTTTAAAAGCTAAAATATTGACTCATATTAGATGTCATATGGATGATGCCCGTGTTGCCGTTGAAACTGGGGTTGATGGGGTTGATGTGGTTATTGGAACTTCACAATTTTTAAGACAATATTCTCATGGTAAAGATATGAATTATATTGCTCAAAGTGCTATTGAAGtcattgaatttgttaaatCTAAAGGTATTGAAATTCGTTTTAGTTCTGAAGATTCTTTTAGATCagatattgttgatttattaaacatTTATCGTACTGTTGATAAAATCGGAGTGAATAGAGTTGGTATTGCCGATACTGTTGGTTGTGCTAATCCAAGACAAGTTTATGAATTGGTCAAAACTTTGAAATCAGTGGTTTCTTGTGATATTGAATGTCATTTCCATAACGATACTGGTTGTGCCATTGCTAATGCTTATACTGCCTTGGAAGCCGGTgctaaattaattgatgtttCTGTGTTGGGTATTGGTGAAAGGAATGGTATTACTCCATTGGGGGCATTAATGGCAAGAATGATTACTGCTGATCGTGATTATGTGTTAtctaaatataaattacaCAAATTGAGagatttagaaaatttGGTTGCTGATGCCGTACAAATTAATATTCCATTCAATAATCCAATTACTGGATTCTGTGCTTTTACTCATAAAGCTGGTATTCATGCTAAAGCCATCTTGGCCAATCCATCAACatatgaaattttaaatcCAAATGATTTCGGTTTAACCAGATATATTCACTTTGCTAATAGATTGACTGGTTGGAATGCCATTAAATCAAGagttgatcaattgaatttacaTTTGACTGATGATCAAGTTAAAGAAGTTACgaataaaattaaaaaattgggtGATGTTAGACAATTGA
Coding sequences within it:
- the LYS22 gene encoding Lys22p (Homocitrate synthase, minor isoform; repressed by nitric oxide and by hypoxia; protein level decreases in stationary phase cultures; induced by ketoconazole, Spider biofilm induced; flow model biofilm repressed), producing the protein MSVASNPYGPNPSDFLSNVNKFEVIESTLREGEQFANAFFTTEKKIEIAKALDDFGVDYIELTSPVASEQSRRDCEAICKLGLKAKILTHIRCHMDDARVAVETGVDGVDVVIGTSQFLRQYSHGKDMNYIAQSAIEVIEFVKSKGIEIRFSSEDSFRSDIVDLLNIYRTVDKIGVNRVGIADTVGCANPRQVYELVKTLKSVVSCDIECHFHNDTGCAIANAYTALEAGAKLIDVSVLGIGERNGITPLGALMARMITADRDYVLSKYKLHKLRDLENLVADAVQINIPFNNPITGFCAFTHKAGIHAKAILANPSTYEILNPNDFGLTRYIHFANRLTGWNAIKSRVDQLNLHLTDDQVKEVTNKIKKLGDVRQLNIDDVDSIIKDFHAEQSTTNTPLLKPVEDDEGPEIKKQKV